From Hyla sarda isolate aHylSar1 chromosome 12, aHylSar1.hap1, whole genome shotgun sequence:
cctatttccacctacaaacactgccatttcccagggttttcaggtggaacctttccttttgtttgatttaaaagaaatgttggggttcatatattttatcctaagcatattattaaaagttacgttttgggtaatgcatatcctcaatacttacttgtggtctgatgcggaggaatatctgtaactggggagcagaacctaaaatatgtttagcactatccatatttgtgaagtgttggtgtggcaccatggtgaatctactctgatgcatcaggcattggtgggtggaaatcctggctgatccatgcctgattcatcttcacaaaggtcagtctcttcacattttttgtggacagatgagttctccttggggttactacggcccccgccgcactaaacacctgctctgatggcacactactggccgggcaggacagcttttccagggcaaattctgatagctgcggccacaaatcaaggtatgccaccacctgctggttcaggtcctgctccaggtctacctgctgctgattagttgcttcactatgcaggtgaagaaagctactcatcagcgactgagactcaggctgctgctgatgtagctggtactgctcctgccaccccacccctcctcagcagccatggcagtggaaggtgagtgcagagggccccccgagtcagattggcattggccaactgactacataggatgtctctgtagtaggtcagtttgtcctccttctcagtgggtgtaaaacaaaggcccccattttctgccggtagcgagggtccaataaggtggagagccagaagacaTCCActaccgaatggtgacaattcggtggtcactacgcaagcaagtgagcatgcatcgtaccatttgttcaagtgactaagagggacttcctgcctccatctccactgcatactgccacagtgtgtctgggtcctctctctcaccttcctcataaccctctagctcctctagctgctcctgtcagatgattagaaaaaccgcccatctcgagAAACctaactgtgcccctccccttcctcctctagttcagcccccacagggctcatgtttaagtgagatgtaggcgccatcattttcaacacgtgttgtagtagatgaagcagtggaatgacgttgttcatcccgtaatcctggcgactaactaataatgtgacttcctcaaagggcctgagaaaacggcaggtgtcacgtatgagcttccactggtgagacattgaagttacacaggggagtccccctatctgcttggatcatcaagaaattggtgatggcttttctttgttcgttcggtccaaaatatggagtgtggaattccaatgtgtggaaacgtcgcaaatcagactatgttaggggatgccgttctgaagctgcagctcaaggagggtgtgctttgtggtgtatgagtggctgaaatgcatgcaaagtttccttcccattgttaggatgtcttgcagatggggggaacacttcaggaacagcttcacaaccagattgaacacgtgtgccacgcagggcgcatgtctcacgcttccttgttgcagcgcagacaagatgttcttcccgttgtcggtcaccgtggttcccatttccagttttcgtggagtaagccatgatttgatttcttcatgaatgacttttagcagttcctccccagtgagactccgttcaccaaagtaaaccatgtgaagaatagcaTAACCCTGCAgtgtcctgcacacatggtatgctggaggggcactgagacttgtccgtgcattggaggctgaggacacagtggaggatgaggaggcagagtcacacattgtcacaggaccaatggtctCAGAGCGTTGAGGCCCAAGCGGCGTTACCtgtacaagttgctgttgtggctgtgcaggaaccacattcacccagtggcccgtaaagggcatgtattgtccctgactgtattaacagctccacacgtcggtgctgccatgcactttggtacacaccgacaggctcaaggactggcccaccttctgttccacaaaattgtgcagggctggtactgccttcttcacaaagaaatgacagcttgggactctccatctcggcttggcacaagccatcagttctatgaaaggtgcagagtccaccacttgaaaagggagggactgcagcaccagcaacttggacaggtgcaaattcagcttctgcaccattggatgagtgggtgcatactgttgcctcttggacatggcttcgccgatggattgctggcggaatggctgactcaaagtaggaggagcatctggagcgacagaagatgggtatgacacacagctcccttcagctgaggtggtggaaccttggctggctgaaacagggagcggcctgccactgggtaatgcagcaggctggaccaccacatcggagccagggTTCTCCCAggacgctttatggtgatgctgtatATGTTTACGCATGGCCGTGGTACCAACAGTCCgccctgattgactgctactgccgccgactcaagGAAcccgtttcactacctcccgggaaggtaggctgctgcgaagcaggtggtctcccccgggcacgtttggttccagactttccacttctgtcaccatgctgactgccaaccatgctaccactttgctggctcagctgctgcctcacgggcaacctgcaaccctcttttcctgaggatgatgaagccccttctgcacctggctcccaagtgcgatcggctccatcatcatcgagttaagtctgcacgtcactgatgtccttcacaggttcctcaacagtgtctgcttcaggagcctgaatgctcgcaacagcacctcccacgccactctccttatcactacttgcccgcctagcggaggaagcggcggatgtctcctccacttcttggctgggcagtagctgctgactgtcctctagatagatgtcctcactaaatactggagctgaacccacagcataagatacttctgtgggggagggaacagcataggacagaggcaatgggaggacagggacttgtgatgaagtggatgaccgtgttaaccaatcgatgacggcagatgggttgctggttgagacacgaccactatctgataccgggagctcaggcctctcgcaacgaatcctgctgccactcacccctagtctgctacatctgcctgatgaattaaggcctctgccactcctctgtgcatgttctggctcttctcttcctgacatacttagtgcgtatatgaggggagtacaatacgctcaactacgcttaaaacagtatttgtctacaacaccagcaggtgtgtactttacctggcctttcacagtatctaggcccttaagactttaacaggaacaaaatagtacacctcttagatgtacgtatgtggtatgcacttataaggggaggacaatgtgctccagtatgcttaaaacagtattttttgtacaacaccagtgggtgtgtacttttggctggcctttcacagtatctaggcccttaagactttaacaggaacaaaacagtacaccacttagatgtacgtatgtggtatgcacttatgaggggaggacaatgcgctccagtacgcttaaaaaagtatttgtgcacaacaccagcagtacacaccagtgctgcaacacacagtcactatgtactacacccaaaattgcactctctctctcaatctcactcccttccctatcagtgcttctaggcaggattcgGGCTtgaagtgaatcgctgctgttctgtgcaacacactgctctctgaccctctctataatagaacgctgtagtgactgggaggtgaattgctgctgtaaaaatgcttttttgtacaacacacactgctctctgtccctctctgtctgtgcaacagaatgctgatgtgactgggaggtgaatcgctgctgcaaattagcttttctgtgcaacacacagtgctgcctgtccctctctatctctctgcaataaaagcctgaagtgactggccgcaggaTGGCTGCCGATTgtatatggctgtgacatcacaggggtggctgctgataggctgcatgtgattcagggtcatcccgctttcccaggattccttgccccatgttctcacaattttagatgccctggagcctggaccacactaaatggagtttaatgaagcatttATCGGCGATATtcgaattttcctgaaattcataactaattcggatttgtcagaatCGATCCGCTCATCCCTAGTTGTGACGTcaaagccacgccccttgtgacgtcacaccacgccccctcaatgcaagtctatgggagggggcatgtcgaccaccgcacgatacTCTGATACAACAGGGGCTATACTGTCCAATGCAACCCAACTGTACTAGTAAGTAGATAGATTTCAGGGGCCTGGGAATGTTGAGCACTGCTCTTCTCTATGGGACTTTTATTGCGATTGTCATATTGGCTGTCAGCTAATTCATGCAGCTGTGATTTTCCCTCACCCCTTCAGTGTTTAAGTGTCTTAATTCACTGATTAAATTGTCTGCGGATTGTTGACTGTGGCCGAGCACTGAATTGTGTTGTTGCTCCGCCTCCTGCACTGAGGTGTCTGTATCACAATATTCATGTTGTGAACGAATCTCTCCTGCAGTATAGAAGTTCATAATGTATTAGTTGTGTATATTGTACAAGGTATAAGATGAGCTCAAAAGTCCTAAACCCATTGAAAAGGGCCAAATAAGTTCCCCTTTTTTATTAAATTAGATAAATTAGATAACCTATAACTATTTATTTATCTTCAATAGTTTATCTATGAGGCCTAGTAAGTCTGGGCAGCAACTGTTTCCTTCTTGCGGCGTCAGAATGTATGCTCTATAGATTGGCGCTTCTTCTTACCTATTTCACTGGGTTGATTGACAACCCAATCTGCGACTTCCCATGGCGGGCCTGTCTGGTGTGCGGGCATCTCACTGGGCAGTGGTTGTGAGTTGCCACCAGGTCCATGCAGGAAAGTATCTGGAGGTAAAACTGTAATAATAAGATACAGATTAATGTAGtgtatcatgtgttatactgtctgctaaactGTATCTGAACCTATTTTATGATGTTGTGCTTTGTATCAAAGCCTGTTtattgtgatactgtctgctgagctgctgtatctattcTGTGTCATACTGCCTGCTGGGTCATGTATCTAAGGCTATCCTGGgttatacagtctgctgagctgtatATCTAAGGCTATcctgtgtaatactgtctgctaagCTGTGTATCTAAGGCTGTCCtgtgttatactgtctgctaagctGTATATCTAAGTCTGTCCTGTGTCATACTGTCTGCTAAGCTGTATATCTAAGGCTATCCTGTGTCATACTGTCTGATAGGCTGTGTATCTAAGGCTATCCTGCGTTAaaatgtctgctgagctgtgtatctaaggctGTCCTGTGTCATacggtctgctgagctgtgtatctaaggctATCCTGTGTCATACTGTCTGCTGGGCTGTGTATCTAAGGCTATCCTGTGTCATACTGTTTGCTGGGCTATGTATCTAAGGCTATCCTGTGGCATACCTGTATAGACTGTCTCTGCATCCCCTTTAGTCTGCAATGCTGTATCCCCAATGGTGATGCCAGTACACTGAGATAGGTTGATATAGTAGTACTTCATTACATTCTGTTGTGAATTCGACATCTGGgattctgcaataaaaaaaaatggttttaaagACTACCTCTcatttaatcctcccagttcactgccccatcatgataaaccactccctgcctttattttctattatttgttagttttctaccttgatttgCTCTATATTTCCtgttcagtctcagtcagattcacacactgggaaggggcattacccagcaggagtgacatcatctgaagccatacaggggagaacttcttccctctttctgctacacacagcccagagcagttcagtgtgtgatgagctatgattggctaagcacTCCagtctgcatttcctgattttggaattttgctaggccagcaggagtccaaagtctgtgcaagaggagGGGGGTGGGTGGGTGTTGGACGGGAAGGttcaaatgtgctctggacaagtagagaggcacctagtggcagcttctttaaacataaataaaacatggaaaacttaatttttttaaacaaagtacattagaaagatttttataaggagtgcaatagcaaaaatgtgtttttatgACAGTGCACACAACTTCATTCATAGTGTAGAATTCCCttatgacttttttttccccccatactaCCCCCTTTCCATTGTCAAGGATAAATAAGAGAACAAAATGGGGAGTTTGTGTCCTTTAGGAGTCATTAATCAAATGGTGGCCCTAGGTGATACTGTGATATAAAAGATTTTTGGCAATTTGAGAAGTTTTCCTTGCTATGGATCTGATCACATACAGACATACAACTCACCATATTGCAGATGGCTGTCTCCAGTGGGAACTCCGGTCAGATTTGACTCATCCTTTATTGTATTATTGGGAGATGGACTATTTCCTTCTGTATGCACAAAGAATGTTTGGCTTAGTGACCATTGATTCACAAGCTCTGCCCCATATCTCCCCAAAGGTTGGATCCCTCATGAGCATCGGAGACAAATACAAAATGGCTGTCCTTGGAGATGAAGAACAAATAAACAAAGCACAAATTTGTGTATTTAAGGTGCCATCATCCCATGGTGGTCATTGGCGGTGATGTCAAAAAAGAAGTTTTTATGGCTGTTAATATAGAATGGACAATGGACAAGTTTTCACTGTATCTGACCGCATTCAAGCACACAACTCACCATACTGCAGGTGACTCTTTCCTGTGTGGGGTCCAATCAGATTCGACTTATCCCTTATTGTATTATTGGGCAATGGACTCATCACTTCTGTATGCACAAAGAAATTTCAGGTTACCAATCTTTGATTCACCACCTCCACCACTGCCCTTCCCAGGGGGGACAAGCCTTCTCTCACCGATGCCACTATCTCTTCTGATATCTTTATTGTCAGAGAGATTGCAGACGTCCATTTCAATGTAGGACTGGCTGAGGACTGAGTCTTCTGAACTGGGGATTGAAGATTCACTTAATTTCTGACTGCAATCTAAAAACGACAAAAAACCTTACATGTATATATTGTTCCTTTGGTCGTTCAATATGCATCTATTGCATAACAATCTCCTTTATACCTTCATTTATACTCCACAGCCTCTCATTGTAGCTGAGGAAGTTTAACTGCTTCATCTTGTAGAGATCTGGGTTCACGTCCTTCGCAAATGTTTTCCCCACTGCCTTGGCGATCATTGTTGCTTTCGATGGCTTATTCAACTTCAAGAAGGCAAAGATCTGTTTTTCTGTGATGGTGGAATACATTATTGGGAGACATGAGTGGATTTGCTGCACAGTCATAATTTTAGAATATATGGGTGTACTCTATTTGGGGTGTGGAGGGCTTTGTGGTCATATCCCATTAATATTCCATTACAAATTGCCCGATTTCCCTCTATTCCTTCAGCCATAGAGAGACATAATAACGTTCTGGTATTCTGGTTTCCAGcagtcaccactagagggagcttactGCATACAGAGTTATACAGCTCCCAGTGAACTCAAGTAAGTCCAGCATCAGTAAGCTGCCTGTAAAGTTGGTTGCATCATGGAggagctttatttatttatttattttaatggtgGAAAATGGGGCATGAAATGAATTTGGTTAAAACTAACCCATATACTTACGCATTTCTGTTAACAGGATCATCTTCTCAACTGGATCTGTCCCTCCCGTATCAGCTTTTCCTTCGGCATCTAAAGTTTAATAAAATTTTAAAGTTCCTTACAGTAAATTCAGCAGGTTAACACTCTGGTCTATTGGATGGTCATAGAAAGTTCCTTGTATAGGTATAGAGCTGTGAGAAACACCAGAAGCTCAAACACAGATGTCTCTGCTTCCACAGCAGCGCATTTTGCATTAACACTTGGTAGATTATAATATAATACAAGACTAAAAGAATTTGTATCTATTGAGGTAACGTagtgaaataaaatattttaatactATCTGTGGCCAGCAGGTGGTACTGCAGACTTTAATCTATCCTCcagatatgaaaaaaaagtttgtgtCCCAATTTGCTGTCAGATCTTGGTTACTGTGGATACGGGTATCTCTAGGTTTTAGACTGAGCAGGTTTTTTGGGAAACTGTCattgcaatttttgagccaaagtcagaagtgatccagtagtaaggagaagtataagtctttcctttatatttcctatgactaggggatattatagctgctgtgTACCTTTACCCACCCACCTACACCATCCCTTACTTACTTACACCATAAACCCTCCCCTTCCTTAAGCAAGACAAGACAAGGTGTTGGTGCaaaaaaggccacagcagcccacttTATTAAATAACCAATTCAAACATTGTAAACATAACAACaattgtatgaacatcatacatagaACCAGAACCCACTTATAAATTATCCCtagcgcaggagaagaacctgaaggCACGTTACTGAACCAAAGGGGCTAAGGCTTCACCTGCTCCTAGCCATAGCTCACCTGCACAGGAGCATCATTTGTGAAGCCCACAAAACTTTCCATGCCCATGTCCACATGGACATCACCATCGGGCTGTGAATCGCTCCCAGTGACCACCTTACTTATCGCCGTTCCTCCACAAATGAACAGTCTGTTCCACCGCCTCCTTCAACTCCAAGATCCAAAGATCAATCCCCAGCTTGTTCAGGTGCACCCCGTCATCCGCAAGAAACTCCTGCGCCCCCTCCTCCAAATCCCTATATCTTCCCACCAATCCCCCATTCCGCGCCACAAACTTGCTCACTACCTTGTTCACCTTGATCCTAGACTTTTTCAAGGCCACAACTGAACGAGCCTGCCTCCATTACCACCGAGCCACCATCTCCGACCACACCCCGACCATCCTCGGGAACGAAGACCACAAGCGGAGCAAATCTAATTTGATATCCCGCATTAAATCCTGGGACCTCCGAAAACCCaagtcattccccccccccccccaaatgaatgACCAGTACATCTGGGGACCTATCCAACTGGACAAAAAACTGCACCCTAGCTAACAGCTCCAACCACTTCATCCCGCCCTTCCCCAACCAATGCACCTACCCCTCCAAAGTAGCCAAGCCCAGCTGTCTACCAGCCCGCCGAACTCCAGCCTTACACCACCCCTCACAACATAAAAACAGGAAAATACAGGCAAAACCCACACCCCGGAGAGAAAAACGAAGACCATTATAACAAATGAGAATGGACATAAACTTTGAAACGCTCCGACTCCCACCACCCTATGCGCATAATCACCCCCAGCCACAGGCCCCACTGAGATGCCTC
This genomic window contains:
- the ZBP1 gene encoding Z-DNA-binding protein 1 isoform X1, with amino-acid sequence MERSESLTTADTNLPEIVRVLTISEKDIYCYLQDNGQQKALNIAKAVKKKYARDVNPDLYRMLKKNLLEQNGKFWKIKALATRDTDGPTGDKIAEDSGVSLSNGDNNAEGKADTGGTDPVEKMILLTEMQKQIFAFLKLNKPSKATMIAKAVGKTFAKDVNPDLYKMKQLNFLSYNERLWSINEDCSQKLSESSIPSSEDSVLSQSYIEMDVCNLSDNKDIRRDSGIEVMSPLPNNTIRDKSNLIGPHTGKSHLQYEGNSPSPNNTIKDESNLTGVPTGDSHLQYESQMSNSQQNVMKYYYINLSQCTGITIGDTALQTKGDAETVYTVLPPDTFLHGPGGNSQPLPSEMPAHQTGPPWEVADWVVNQPSEIGPFGAPRTSSPVPSSNNKYTLNISGICEDLGNVALDEQDKNCEDHVVISSSAESLW
- the ZBP1 gene encoding Z-DNA-binding protein 1 isoform X2, whose product is MLKKNLLEQNGKFWKIKALATRDTDGPTGDKIAEDSGVSLSNGDNNAEGKADTGGTDPVEKMILLTEMQKQIFAFLKLNKPSKATMIAKAVGKTFAKDVNPDLYKMKQLNFLSYNERLWSINEDCSQKLSESSIPSSEDSVLSQSYIEMDVCNLSDNKDIRRDSGIEVMSPLPNNTIRDKSNLIGPHTGKSHLQYEGNSPSPNNTIKDESNLTGVPTGDSHLQYESQMSNSQQNVMKYYYINLSQCTGITIGDTALQTKGDAETVYTVLPPDTFLHGPGGNSQPLPSEMPAHQTGPPWEVADWVVNQPSEIGPFGAPRTSSPVPSSNNKYTLNISGICEDLGNVALDEQDKNCEDHVVISSSAESLW